The following DNA comes from Deltaproteobacteria bacterium.
AATCACGGCCGGCGTGGAGGTTCTCGATCCGGCGATCCTCACGGTGACCGAGCAGGTCCGCACCGCGGGCGTAGCGACGGGCGCCGTGACCGAAGACGGCTGGCTCGCCGCGGGGACCGGCTTCGAGAGAGGTTTCGACGAGTACAAGGAAGACAAGAGCGCGGACATCATGGTTCCCGCAGGCCAAGTCGCCAAAACGTTCGCCGCAGCGAAGGCATGGCTGAAGCGTCACGCGGACCAACGGTTCTTCTTGTTCCTGCATACCTTCCAGGTCCACGATCCCTATGCGCCGCCCACGAAGTACGCGAGCCTGTTTCCCGCGGACGACCACGGCAACGTGATCGGCGCGGCCGCACCGTCGCATGTCCGAGAAGCCAGGGACTACGATCGCGAGATTCGCTACGTGGACGACGAGCTCGGCTCATTGCTGGGCGCGATGGATGATCTCGGCCTCGGCGACAACACCGTATTCGTCGTCGTATCCGATCACGGAGAGGCATTTCTGGAGCACGGCTTCCTCCGTCACAGCTCATTCGTCTTCGAAGAGGTCAGCCACGTGCCCTTGCTGATGCGGGGCCCCGGCATTCCGCGCGGGGTGCGCGTCACCGCGCCCGTCGGTCACGTCGATCTCGCGAACACGATCGCATCGTTCTTCGGTGTCGAGCCGCCGCGTGGCTCGCGTGGCGTCGACCTGCGACGAACGTTTCGCGAGGGGAACTCCGCCGTCGACGGCGCCTTCTACTTCACCGAGTCATGGGGCAGCGTCGTTACCGGCCCGAGCGGCACGCTGACCGCATTCTTTGCACCCGCATTCTCCGTTCGCCAAGGCTCGCGCAAGACTGCGCGCTACAACGGCAACGGTGGATCACGGTGGTCCGAATGCTACGACCTCGCCAAGGACCCCGACGAACGAGTGAATCTATGCGCGGGCACGACGCCGGAGCCGGCGGATCTCGCGGCGACGCTCGACGCCTACCGGGAGGTGGCAGCACGACACCGCGCCCATCTCCTCCCCGCCGACGATGCGCAACCCGAAGGGCCGCGAAAGGCGCCCCTGGATCCCGCGCAGGAGGAAAAACTGCGCGCGCTCGGCTACATCCGGTGAGCTACGATCGAGTGGCGACCGGTGAGGTCGGGCTCCTCCCCGATTCGGGACGCTGCGAGCGGCGGCGACTCGATCACCGGCCCATCCCATCCGACGGCGAAGCCCCCGGGCGCGAATGGGTTCATCGTCA
Coding sequences within:
- a CDS encoding sulfatase; this translates as MTEQVRTAGVATGAVTEDGWLAAGTGFERGFDEYKEDKSADIMVPAGQVAKTFAAAKAWLKRHADQRFFLFLHTFQVHDPYAPPTKYASLFPADDHGNVIGAAAPSHVREARDYDREIRYVDDELGSLLGAMDDLGLGDNTVFVVVSDHGEAFLEHGFLRHSSFVFEEVSHVPLLMRGPGIPRGVRVTAPVGHVDLANTIASFFGVEPPRGSRGVDLRRTFREGNSAVDGAFYFTESWGSVVTGPSGTLTAFFAPAFSVRQGSRKTARYNGNGGSRWSECYDLAKDPDERVNLCAGTTPEPADLAATLDAYREVAARHRAHLLPADDAQPEGPRKAPLDPAQEEKLRALGYIR